In one window of Acipenser ruthenus chromosome 34, fAciRut3.2 maternal haplotype, whole genome shotgun sequence DNA:
- the LOC117962340 gene encoding protein crumbs homolog 3-like, protein MLQSKNLLGVFFIFLQWCGRDVSEANTASAVLERDAANVTTPTASSPPQPVNIAAIVAPIVTLSCLVIAGIIGLVIFLKIREKRQTEGTYRPSSEEQAGTRVQPNTLKLPPGERLI, encoded by the exons atgcTACAGTCTAAAAACCTTCTTGGCGTGTTTTTCATCTTTCTGCAGTGGTGTGGAAGAGACGTTAGTGAGG CAAATACAGCCTCCGCGGTTCTGGAAAGGGATGCTGCCAACGTGACGACCCCCACTGCAAGCAGTCCTCCTCAG CCTGTTAACATCGCAGCCATTGTGGCTCCCATTGTGACCCTGAGCTGCCTAGTCATCGCAGGCATCATCGGCCTGGTCATCTTTCTGAAGATCCGAGAGAAACGACAGACCGAGGGAACGTACCGGCCCAGCAGCGAGGAGCAGGCTGGGACCCGTGTGCAACCCAACACCCTGAAACTCCCTCCAGGGGAGCGGCTCATCTAG